DNA from bacterium:
TTTTATAGAGTAACCCAATATCCATCACCTCCAGCAGGGATAGAACCAGTAAAGGTGTGGGAGTTTGTCATTTACACACCAGGGATAGAGATAAATAAGCTGATGAAGGTAAGTTATGCTTATGAATTAGAGCAGTTACATAAGGATATAATTGAAGGGAGCCTGAAGGCATATTATGTTGAGGATGGTGAGTGGAAGGAAATAGAGAATCAGAAATTAGATATGGTAAATAAGGAATTAGTATTTTATGTGCCACATCTGTCGTTAGTCGGGATAGGGGGAGAGGTAGTTAAGCCGTTAGGAGAAGTAATAGTTTATCCTAACCCGGCAAGGGAGCAAGTAACTTTTGGTGATAATCTACCGGGTCAAATAAAGGTGCGGATATTTAATATAGTTGGTGAAGAGGTATATGAATATGAGGGAGTAAGTAGTAGTGGCAAATGGCTCTGGAAGCTCCAGAATAAAGATAATGAGAAAGTAGCCGGTGGGATTTATATTTATGTGATTAGTAGTTCTGAAGGAGATAAGAAGGTAGGTAAGATAGGGGTGGTGAGGTAAGAGAGTTGGAAAGAGAGTGGTGGTTAGGGTTTTAATGCAAAGAGCAAGATGGTTGATAGTTTATAGTTTATAGTAGATAGTTGATAGTTGAAGGACTATAAACCATAAACTATAAACGAGTTTTGCCTTTTGCTCTTTGGAGGAAATTGATAAAAATAGAGGTTTTAAATACCCGCTTAAAAACTACAGTTTCCTATTTTTGCAGAACTCTACAACCTTAACAATAATGGAGGTGATGACCAATGCTATGTGATGTCTGTCAAAAAGAAGAAGCAACGATATTTTATAAAGAAATGGTTAATAATAAATATTCAGAAATGCACCTGTGTGAAAAATGTGCCTATGAACAAGGGGTAAAAAAATTCCAACTCCCTTCGGCAATTACTAATCTCCTTTCGGCTCTAACTGAATTAAGTCCAGAGGCATTACCCAGGCAAATGGTAGAGAAAAAATGCCCGGGGTGTAATTCTACTTATTCAGATTTTCGCGAACGAGGAAAGTTAGGTTGTAGTCAGTGTTATCAAGCATTTAATGAACCATTAGCAGATATCTTACGAAAGATTCATGGCAATATTCAACATATTGGTAAATCACCACTTAAAGTCGCGGTAACACAAACACAAGATATGACTAAAATAAAAGAGATTGAGGCACTTCGTAAGGCGTTAGATGAGGCGGTTAAAAGAGAAGAATATGAAGAGGCGGCTAATTTACGAGATAAAATTAGAGATTTAGAAAAAGAAATAAAGGCTGAAGGAGAAAGGTAGTGGCAAACAAACATTGTTGAGGGTTATAATTGTAAAAGTAAGCAGGTAGGATGTAAGGAGATAGCGTGAGGAGTAATGTTTTCTTTACTTTCTACTTTCTACTCTCTACTTTCTACTTCCTTATTTTCAGGAGAGAGACTAATGGATTTAAAAAAATTTATTGATACCCCGGCACAATGGTTAAATAGTAGTGGAAATCATTCTAATATTGTTATCAGTACCAGGGTAAGATTAGCCCGAAATATTGAGGGTATCCC
Protein-coding regions in this window:
- a CDS encoding UvrB/UvrC motif-containing protein, with the protein product MLCDVCQKEEATIFYKEMVNNKYSEMHLCEKCAYEQGVKKFQLPSAITNLLSALTELSPEALPRQMVEKKCPGCNSTYSDFRERGKLGCSQCYQAFNEPLADILRKIHGNIQHIGKSPLKVAVTQTQDMTKIKEIEALRKALDEAVKREEYEEAANLRDKIRDLEKEIKAEGER